Within the Hermetia illucens chromosome 6, iHerIll2.2.curated.20191125, whole genome shotgun sequence genome, the region AATATCCCAATCAAAGTAGCACTTACACAATTCCTGTAGCACAATTAAGCCCCATCATGCCTGGCGTCAGAGGGAGTGGAAAGGGAAGGATTCCCCTGGGTGACAAGTTTTCTATGGGGCCGGAATtacaattttaatgaaaaaaatgggACAAAAGGGGGTCCGAATAATGTTCACCCCAAATCCGTATATTTTCAGGTCAGGCCAGCATTTTTTTCTCTACGGCCCTGAGCCCCATTTCTTCTTCGCAACATCCAGAACTTTTAAACTTTTGAAAGATAGCTCACGGGTAATTTCTAGCATAAAAGATAAAAGGGATGTCCAACGAACAAATTTTCTGGATTATTGTCGATGCCAAATTCTTGGCAAAATAGGTAGGTTAAAAATACATTCTACAATACAACGacagattgttttttttaattggggACGATATCTACGATTAAATACACTACGGTTAGCtccttattaaaaaaaacaatccgtcattttattcaaaaactGAGGACAACCAAAAATTTCGGCACGAAAAAACACATTCTAGAAAGTCAAATCTCGGTTATAAAGTAAAGTCTTCCTGCACTCTATATCCTCGAATAGAATCGTTAAATTCAGTTTACTTTGAGTGTGTGCGCAGCATTGAAGGAACGCTATCAAAATCACCCCTAAAGTTACGCTACCAGAATTACTGTctaaaaaattaatattctcAAAATAACAAAGAACGTCTACCTTTTTCTATGTTGATATTTCCGCATGTTTTGCACAGTAAACAATGACTGTCGCCCCGAGCACTGAGGAATATGAAAACGAAAAGCGGACTATATTTTTCCTGTGACAGACCTTTGCTGATCTCCTCATGTGTCAAGATAATATCAAGAAATTGTCTAGCAAACCAGGGGAAAAGTATAATGGGTTTACTTAGGTCTCCAAATCGAAATTCTGGCAAACACCTTGAATTAGTGATAAGCAACTTGAACACGAATATGTCAATCTCTAAGGCTTCACTTTCAGATAAATCACTTTTTGATAGAATCTTCacgaaaattgttggaaaactTCGATAAAGGTTTCCGTACTATTTACAAGAAAATTCACATATCCACTCGGCTTCATAAATATCACATTTAAACTCTCCATCTGgatactttaaagccgcctatgatagcatagccagggtaaaactgtacacggccatgagagaattcggtatcccgacgaaattaataagactgactaggctgaccctgaccaatgtgcgaggccagataaaagcagcaggatcactctcaagaccattcgacatcaacaacggtctacgacaaggggatgcgctatcatgcgtcctctttaacctggccctcgagaaggtgatccgtgatgctgaggtgaatgcaagaggtacgatcctcttcaagtccacccaactactcgcctatgctgacgatatcgacatcatgggaagaaccacccgagacgttcaaactgccttcatccagatcgagcaggcggcgcgagatcttgggctgcacatcaatgaaggcaagacaaaatacatggtggcaacgtcagcaccgaagacgaatcaaccaacaacatcaaaccgcactggtcaaacacaagcacgaacaagaataaggataggagaatacaactttgagaccgttgacaatatctcctatctagggtcgaaaatcacaaccaataacaactacgatgatgaaatccgcgcacggttgttgtcagccaacagagcctacttcagcttacaaagactgttccgctcgaaacgtctcaccatagggtcaaagctcttactgtacaagactatgatcttgccagtcctcatgtattcctcggaaacttgggttcttagcaagaaaaattgcgaactcttggccgcgttcgagagaagaatcctccgaagaatttttggccccctacatgaggatggacgattccgtagcctacacaatgacgaaatctatgagcgataccatgaccgtccggttgtggataaaatccggctcaataggttacggtgggcgggtcacttaatccgtatggatgaagatgatcccacccggaaagtctataagggcaatatctatggtaggaaaagaagacgaggcaaaaccgggatgtctggagttccttattaaggcaggcctagaccggataccggttgttgcgccgttgatgatgatgatgatgatctggaTACTAGATGCAGATATTATTATCCTACCTCATCTGTTCCATTTGCTTTAATAAGATTTCAGGTATGGTCATTACTTAACAACTGCTTTCGGTTAAAGTCACCAGCTTATCTGCTTGGCATTTACGATACTCTAAACGTCATGTTAGAGCCCTCAGACCTCTCTGAACTATAAATATAACTGCCGTTTGCACTTGTACTATATGAACCCCCGGAAATCATTCATTTATATTCATTCGGCACAGATTATTTATGCTCAAACAGACAGAATCATCTGTTCTAGTTTGGAAATTTGCTGAACGTCCATCTAAAACTAAAAAGTACAAATTGCTCAACATACCTGGCTGGGAACGTTGCAAGCGTCTCATAACTATTCCCTCCTTGTATTATCCCCTGATCCACATTCCCTGTTGTATACACATTCCCTCGTTGCGTTACATTACTCAGTTGCGTGAAGCTTTGCAAACCAACATCGTCATGTGATAATCCCGAAGGGCTACGTGACTCTCCCCCGCTGCTTGTcgaattattattatgatacgcAGCATCCTTCAACTGATTTAAGTCGGCGGGTGTGGTTAGAGTCAAATAATTGGTAGTTTCCTCGCCATGACCACCCAAATGATGGTCATTCAGTGAACAATTCTCGTCCTTCAACGTATCCTCAATAATCTCATGAATGGTCTGAGTAACTTGGGTGCTATTATGCACAGATGACCCATGAAGGGGTTCGCTATAAGCTGTATAAAGAGCGACTCCGCTACGCATGTTGATTGTGTTCAgtggttggtgatgatgatgatcttgagTAGGATGTTGATGATGGGGGTCGTGATGCAAGATTACTGGTTGATGCTGGTGACCATGGGGGACATAGGTATCGTAGTCGCCAGGTTTCTTTTCAGAGTCCTTGTGAAGTGATAGATCGTGGGGATTGTTGCAACAATTCAAATTCAAGTATTGTTCGTGATCTTCACCGTTTGCCGGGACAATCGTGGATAAGGTACTATAACGAATCGGCGAACTGTTAGATTGATGCTGAGGAACACTGTTATGGTCAGCACTGTGGTTATTGCCTCCTACTAGTTCGATATAACGATTACTTGACCGATTTGATATGATCACCGTGTTATTGGAGCCGCGGTAACCGATCGGCAGGATCACTCCGTTATTATCTGTAGTCACTgagttgttgttagttaaaagaagaagattgcTTTCGTTATTGCTTTCACTGTTCACACTGTGCTGAGGATGGTGGTTATTCCTGCTAGTATTATCTTTATTATTGTTTTCACGATCACTACAATGCACGCCCGTACTTTCGATCACAGATGTCGCTGCTACTGATACCGGTGTCGATCCAATGATCGTAAGTGAAGTCGCTGTTGATTCGTTCTCCGAAGATGCCGGGTCTAGAACAACCGTTGCCGATGAGGGTGATCGCAGAACTGATCCGTCCACCCCTGATAACGATGTTGATATTACCGATGGCGATGAAGATATCGATAGGATTGATCCTCCAGCAACCGCGCCAGGATCAGTAGCTGCTTCGTTAGTGCCCCTGTCGAAAGTATCTGTTCGTGTGTGGGTGTCGCCGTTGCAACTCTTTACGACCGATTGTGGTGATTGCTGCTGATGGTGCTGAtggtgctgatgatgatgaacaccgttttgtcttggtggtgagacGACAACTGGAGCTGGCAGTTTCATGGCAACAGCAACCTCGTATGCAGTGTCCGTTGCTGGAAATGAACGAAAACGAAACAAGCAAAGAATTAAAAACGTGTCGCTCTTGTGCATGTACGCCTACAAAGCTGAGCCctgctcagtcctcagtccacAATGAGACAATACAACCAAAACCAATCTCTGCCTGACCATACGGCACGGAAAAGAGAAAATCCATTCCTCCGGCAACATTTTTCCGCTTGCTTGACCCGCGCCGAAAAGAGATAGTGGATACTAATTAACAATGTAAATATAAACTCAACTCACCACCACATGCGGCCTCTCGTCCGCACACAACACGTCTGCCTGCAAATGTACATAGCTCGAAATTTCGACGCCCTCTTTTCTATTTACCCAATACGATATGCATCGTGTACATAAAAACAAAATACCCGTCGAGCTCACACAACCCATGATTGCTAAGTCGACTTTCCACCAGATGCAAACGGAGACAAATTACATATGAATAAGCCTACACAGGCGTCATTGTGTGTAGTCGAGTGGCCAGCATGGGCCTATAGAAGCAGGCAGAAGGCCCGAGAGATCAGCAATAAAACCAAGATCGGAAGAAGCGTCTCCGCGATCAATCCCAACCCCAGGCCCAGGCACACCACAAACAACAATGATAACAACATGGCCGACAGATAATGAACAGAAGCCTAGCCTGCGGATGCGCACTTGCGCTGATCTTCATCTCAAACAGGTCTTTTGTGCGATCAGACAAGAAGATCATCTTCTTTAGTTATCTGCACGCTCATTGGTCAGCTGCAAATGGGCTGTATTGGCTTGTTTTGTGCTTGAGGTGTTTTGGAATTTGATTAGATTACCCATCGCCGTGATAAGCCAGAAGCGCCAGATGACTAAACTATTTGGGATGTACATACATTTGTATGTGCATGGACTGCGGTAGTATCTCTTATTGGATGCGATCAATGACTATGCAAATTGATCCGATAATAGGACTCTATCTTGATTATCTTGggttaaaattttcttttgaattcaAAGATCATCATTTAGATTATTAGACGACATACAGTCATGGAGACATAAGTATGTACAAAATCTGCTTAAATAATTTTAAGCTTTTAAAACTCATACCAAATATTGTAATTTCAGAATGATCCCCATTAACTCTAAAATAAAATTCTCCCACCTAATGGCATCAGTTATTTAAATCACCAAACCTGAGGACCCAAACATAATTAACAGCCATAAAATAGTTCCTGGGGTTGTAATTAAAAGCCTGAAGTTTTCCTATACTTATGAAGAGCTACCTGAGGATATTGTCATGAAGTATAATAGCATAGGGTTGACCTTTTATTAAGACCTGAAAGAACAtgtcgctaaaaaaaacaaagtaaagGCAATTGAAGAACCTTTTTCCTTTTATGGATCTAGTTGCAATTTTCAGGGCATACTTTATATTTGAATCTGAATATATTTGGGAACTCAGGACAAATTAAAACAAAccagaaatatgtatgtatgtataaggttaaaatttgattttgagaTACCTACAAAAGAAAGAATAGATAGATACATCTAACATATCACGTTTTAATTGAcatctacaactttgttaataatagcaggatttgtACGTAACTTTCCAATATGATACTCTACATTGTGATCTATATCATATCTATTTTGCATTTCTATTGTGaacaagtaaatttctaaaatataatagtaAGTTATTTTAAACTCTATTCGAGCTCCTATCGAGATCGAAATTATATTGAGCTCTAGAAGTCATATACGTacaaaatcttcaatttttccACGTTTTTTGAttaggtagcttctgagaatgggtgctTTTTTCGACCCGACAGGTTTCCCTTCAAAACTTATGTCAAATCTAagttttagaaaatattaattgagacctttcatttgatattccgtATCCTTATACTTCGTGAAAAACAAATGAACACCCCCTTCTTGTATGCATGTAAAActacccttaaactcaacatgtcGAAGGCAATCAGATGGTTCTCATCATCATCGATTATCCTTGGTCTTTATCAATATTCCTTAAAATCGTCACCTTTTGTTTCCTAATAACTCAGTTTATCTTAAAATTAATGCTCACCATTcgtcttttgaagttgatttCCAAGTAAATCTTTCAACCATACATAGCCTTGAATAACTTTCTTTCACCAATTGTTGCATGAgttgcaaaatttatttattttattatgcgtTCTGTATTTAAAAAGCTTCTTCCTTCTTTGATCATCTTTCCTTGTTCCTCTGTGTGAAAAAATCTAGTTTGGTTTACCGTTCGAATCAATGATACTCTGCGTACCAGTCTTGGTTGCGTTCCCCTCGTTCAGATTGTACCGAAGATCGGGCTAATATCGTAGCCCTAAAGTTGTCGACTAAAACTCTTCTAAAGAAGCTTCTAGCTACTTGCCCACTCCTCCCGCTGCTATTAGATATCAAATACGCCGATTTTACTGGCAACTCCTCCGAATCcgtatttttcttcaatttgtaGTACTTCTGCTGCTTGGTCCCACTCCTTTTCTGGCATAGATGATCCTTCCATAGCCAGCACATTCTCCATTCCTTTTCTAAATCCTTCCATTGTCGAATTTCTTACAGTTTTGGTATTAAGGACGGTTGTGCCGGCATGCCAATTTTTTCATAAATAAGTGCGtttgtccgagggtatctttccaaaCAAGTAAGAGGAAAGATGATGTTAAACTGTTCGAAAACTACCGCCCAATATCTATCCTCGATCTACAAGATTCGCGAGAACTGCCACCCATGTCAACCGAAGCGCTCAACTGTCAATAATTTGCTATAGTTTACTAACTTAGTCGCGAAGTCTCTGAATTATAGAAAATATCTCCATGCAGTCTATACTGATTTGTCCAAAGCCTATGATTCTATTGACCATTCTCTACTTCTCAACAAAACTCCGATCGTACAGCTTTCCATCAATTGTTCTCTCTTCATAGCGATCGTATTTAAATGGTAGGTTGTCTACAGTCTCCTTCTGTTCAGTCGCCACTGCTTTGTTCCCTCTATCTGAAGTCCCCAAGACCCCATTCCTGACccatttctattttctttcttcATAAATGATCTTCcttcataaaaataaaactaggtagcttgctcctactacaatatattttaatagttagtaaatacgtatttcgaaagctacttactctcttcctcagtacttaagctactccTAGCGTAAGTACtgaggttttatttttatttagaagaactacaagcatcggaacgataactattttaagatGATCTTCCTTCCTTATTTACTTACGTACCTGTATTCTTTACGATGGCGACGTAAAGCTATTTTCTGTCATTGATTAACCAAATGAACAAAGCTGCGTTGCCTTGAAAGAAATCTCGGCACCCTATTTCTGCCGTGCGTTCAGAATATGTTAACACTTAATGTTATACGTTATATTCATTGAAAACTTCCCCTTCGTCATCTATTTAACACCTTGATGTTCAACCTTCATCAGCGATTGAGTACTCGTTTACTTTTAAGCTCTTCCCTAAAAAGAACCTCCCCTAATCATTTTACTCTTATGACCAAGTTTTCCTGCTATAACAACGAAGAACTTTAATAGACGCTTGCATCCTGTTCAAACTCTGTAACGACCTGATGGGCTATTCCATAGCCTCCAAGATACCGAGTTAGCCGTGAATCATGCTATAAAGTTCGCGCCATCAGTGTTAGTTTCCGAagtgcctttcgcggagctctttattacttttatttccCTGTACCTAGAATGCTTCGCGATTACAATCGTTTGCGGCTTGGTCCTTCGGCTTCATCCTTTGCCCCATTTCAAAATAAGGTTATAACTGCATTGTAAATTGAATTTACACTACATATTACAATGTCATTGtagtaaaattattttaaaaaaaaataaataaaatcggcTTTACCCCTGTTGAACAGTGCATTCAACAACAAGTAACAGAACATCCTTTGCCTAACCAAGCACTCACGAGGACCCTAGTATATCGAATTTTAGTAGATGGACTCTCCAGCTCTCCagtgtctcatagagcaagaAGTGGTCTCCCaagtaatccctcaatatccagaaGAGGTATCtacaactccgccatgttatttacatagcatgctgctCCCAAGCCTAGATAAAGAAGGAGAGTTTTAGagaacgtactttgtactatcctcagtaaaacaaaaataaaacgctgagatcaagagaaagagataaatggagttattccactctgTTTaatcctacttgatctctcttggtgacaagtcCCGCGACCAGAGAAAtgtatccaatgtcgttaaaaataaGGTGatccctctccagacgggaccactttcaaccaaattgaccacgtgt harbors:
- the LOC119659849 gene encoding box A-binding factor isoform X3 — encoded protein: MHKSDTFLILCLFRFRSFPATDTAYEVAVAMKLPAPVVVSPPRQNGVHHHQHHQHHQQQSPQSVVKSCNGDTHTRTDTFDRGTNEAATDPGAVAGGSILSISSSPSVISTSLSGVDGSVLRSPSSATVVLDPASSENESTATSLTIIGSTPVSVAATSVIESTGVHCSDRENNNKDNTSRNNHHPQHSVNSESNNESNLLLLTNNNSVTTDNNGVILPIGYRGSNNTVIISNRSSNRYIELVGGNNHSADHNSVPQHQSNSSPIRYSTLSTIVPANGEDHEQYLNLNCCNNPHDLSLHKDSEKKPGDYDTYVPHGHQHQPVILHHDPHHQHPTQDHHHHQPLNTINMRSGVALYTAYSEPLHGSSVHNSTQVTQTIHEIIEDTLKDENCSLNDHHLGGHGEETTNYLTLTTPADLNQLKDAAYHNNNSTSSGGESRSPSGLSHDDVGLQSFTQLSNVTQRGNVYTTGNVDQGIIQGGNSYETLATFPASSIYHRPQFSTASGAMQYFNSSPTHDGSHMWSGVSSSLPSDDYDSPKSGGGALPAFTRITGSANNYAGSARSNHYTSLSNYRGQNESWQSPYETSPITYSASVVSASEAGRTRSADTVHSAAASLSAMAADQNGDFYKGYYQFSALPSRVTEEKSSRRLSASRRVGLSCSNCHTRHTSLWRRNPHGEPVCNACGLYFKLHNVQRPLAMKKDTIQTRKRKPKGSKNFSENSKKNASSSSSSTAQTQQNVLQDASKDLRMLTSSIQHTSSLQHSNNSISTTQSSIQTATNNTTPPPHSSQQNLSPIHQSQNLSPLHYSTPLMTATNLSPASPTNSNNNNNNNSPTIKYMQKYMSPTHQLTQQQHQSAQMFHHSNVSSPADQPQFLADGSPTYSPVQSPSYLYDALAGNGEHDMIKLEHMQRTHHNSSSRSPSLDKDQDHQQQHQSFQQQHHLHHNGSDAMSLHDIEHMRKHTVVKME